From Pyrenophora tritici-repentis strain M4 chromosome 1, whole genome shotgun sequence, the proteins below share one genomic window:
- a CDS encoding rhamnogalacturonate lyase precursor: MSAFKFLWLAVLAIAAPVEERSKKPKSFLKVLGNSTWVIGNDVWNVTQNRQYANKLMYKGKDRVGPAVGHYVSYNGAASDLNWTSAAIVAQDSNWINVRFTAKEGDFHWVIHDGLPGAYQYFVNHALPTLGEFRTLWRLDNTSFTHGHTKVKDGVLPPLSEYANATNVQDETWQKADGTFLTKYDWSDFIREQTYYGVYGDEVGSWYLSPGKDHFNGDHLKQELMIHRESETGDTVQLNMIHGTHYMAVATDSFADNKVWGPWLWYLNSGSKADAAARWKQELDAWPYKWFDNKAYQSRGKIQGRLRLSDGRPAAGAAVFLGDNRNTTVSTLDQGQGYYYTTYADADGKFSIHDIRTGTYALYAWGNGGALENVISNFTHNDVVIQQGKNTNLKDLTWKVPDCSKRIFQIGDFDRKSDGFGLADPSKPFEHARIAKCPANLTYAVGKSARKDWCFGQSVEGTWTVVFESRTEAQAKLTLSLAGFSQGTSADVLLNGVHVGNITSTSLLNSQDTYRGATRAGEWRLLEFGVEKGKLKKGVNKLDVKVTKSTRWRGWLWDSVVLDVV, translated from the exons CCTTAAGGTGCTGGGGAATTCGACGTGGGTTATTGGTAATGATGTTTGGAATGTTACGCAGAATCGGCAGTATGCGAATAAGTTGATGTACAAGGGGAAGGATCGTGTTGGTCCGGCTGTGGGACACTACGTGAGCTACA ATGGCGCTGCTTCGGATCTTAATTGGACGTCTGCTGCAATTGTCGCACAGGATAGCAACTGGATAAATGTCAGATTTACGGCTAAAGAGGGCGACTTTCACTGGGTCATCCACGATGGGCTTCCAGGCGCATACCAATACTTTGTGAACCACGCGCTTCCCACGCTGGGGGAATTCCGCACGCTCTGGCGCCTCGACAACACGTCTTTCACCCATGGCCACACCAAGGTCAAGGACGGTGTACTACCCCCGCTATCCGAATACGCAAACGCGACCAATGTGCAGGACGAAACCTGGCAGAAAGCTGATGGCACGTTCCTGACAAAGTACGACTGGAGTGATTTTATTAGAGAGCAGACGTACTATGGTGTTTACGGAGATGAGGTCGGGAGCTGGTATCTGAGTCCGGGAAAAGACCACTTCAATGGTGACCATCTAAAGCAAGAACTGATG ATCCACCGCGAATCCGAAACTGGCGACACCGTCCAACTAAATATGATTCATGGAACCCACTACATGGCCGTAGCAACCGATTCCTTCGCCGACAACAAAGTCTGGGGTCCCTGGCTCTGGTACCTGAACTCTGGGTCCAAGGCCGACGCAGCCGCACGTTGGAAACAGGAACTAGACGCCTGGCCATACAAGTGGTTCGACAATAAGGCGTACCAGTCTCGTGGTAAGATTCAGGGGCGGCTTCGACTCAGCGATGGCAGACCGGCTGCCGGCGCCGCAGTCTTCCTAGGTGATAACCGCAATACCACTGTCTCTACACTAGACCAAGGCCAAGGATACTACTACACCACGTACGCCGATGCCGACGGGAAATTCAGCATACACGACATTCGCACGGGAACATACGCGCTATACGCGTGGGGGAACGGCGGTGCGCTGGAAAACGTCATTTCCAACTTCACCCACAACGACGTTGTGATTCAGCAGGGCAAAAACACTAATCTCAAAGATCTCACGTGGAAGGTTCCCGACTGCTCCAAGCGCATCTTCCAAATCGGAGACTTTGACCGCAAGAGTGATGGGTTTGGCCTCGCGGATCCGAGCAAGCCGTTTGAACACGCGCGCATCGCAAAGTGTCCGGCTAACCTGACCTACGCGGTTGGCAAGAGTGCCAGAAAAGACTGGTGCTTTGGCCAGTCGGTCGAGGGAACATGGACAGTTGTTTTCGAATCACGGACTGAGGCCCAGGCTAAGCTTACGCTTTCGCTCGCGGGTTTCTCGCAGGGGACCAGCGCCGATGTGCTGCTGAATGGGGTGCACGTGGGCAATATTACCAGTACAAGTTTGCTGAACAGTCAGGATACGTACCGTGGGGCTACGAGGGCGGGGGAGTGGAGACTATTAGAATTTGGGGTTGAGAAGGGAAAGTTGAAGAAGGGGGTGAATAAGTTGGATGTCAAGGTTACGAAGAGTACACGATGGAGGGGGTGGCTGTGGGATAGTGTTGTGTTGGATGTGGTGTAA
- a CDS encoding ComEB, Deoxycytidylate deaminase, which translates to MSRQPTIKRICAGKSSIASYLVEQHGFTRIHLAPTATTIPTTPPTGNPFPSAEELGVSPEHNFQNVDSLSAHVTLRWRERWVMTGVWDDAVVNQLLIRPFFLLVSVDAPLMVRWKRFQRVCAAKQLPEPDLEAFVLKNDEHLYAPNTGLCGLFQRAQLKLLNNSASLASLHEAIRAVNLLDDTRLRPDWDQYFMMIAGLAAMRCNCMKRRVGAVIVRDRRIISTGYNGTSRRNTNCNQGGCARCNSGTSGSLSACICLHAEENALLEAGRERIGEGATLYCNTCPCLTCATKITQVGITEVVYNQGYVVDDQSAATLARCGVTLRQFSPPAGGLVDLSIGIESERLQGMLGALGGLLSDDNLVRPLSN; encoded by the exons ATGTCGCGGCAACCAACCATCAAAA GAATATGTGCCGGCAAGTCGTCGATAGCCTCATACCTCGTTGAGCAGCATGGCTTCACACGCATACACCTAGCTCCGACAGCTACCACTATTCCTACCACCCCTCCGACGGGTAATCCGTTCCCCTCGGCCGAAGAACTGGGTGTTAGCCCAGAACACAACTTCCAGAATGTAGACTCGCTGAGCGCACACGTGACGTTGAGATGGAGAGAGCGCTGGGTCATGACAGGCGTCTGGGACGATGCCGTAGTGAACCAGCTCCTCATCCGCCCCTTCTTCCTTCTCGTCAGCGTAGATGCACCCTTGATGGTGCGCTGGAAGAGATTCCAGCGCGTCTGTGCAGCCAAGCAGCTCCCAGAACCTGATCTCGAGGCTTTTGTCCTCAAGAACGACGAGCATCTCTACGCGCCCAATACGGGACTATGTGGCCTATTCCAGCGAGCCCAGCTGAAGCTCCTCAACAACTCGGCTTCGTTGGCCTCCCTACATGAAGCCATACGCGCCGTCAACCTCCTGGACGACACGCGTTTGCGGCCAGACTGGGACCAATACTTCATGATGATAGCCGGTCTAGCGGCTATGAGGTGCAACTGCATGAAGAGAAGAGTAGGTGCCGTAATCGTGAGGGACAGACGAATCATCAGCACTGGCTACAATGGCACATCACGCCGCAACACAAACTGCAACCAGGGCGGAT GCGCACGCTGTAATAGTGGTACGTCGGGTAGCCTCTCGGCCTGCATCTGCCTTCATGCCGAAGAAAACGCCCTACTTGAAGCCGGCCGCGAACGCATCGGCGAGGGTGCCACTTTGTACTGCAACACGTGCCCATGCCTGACGTGCGCTACCAAGATCACCCAAGTTGGAATAACAGAGGTCGTGTATAATCAAGGCTACGTCGTTGACGACCAGTCTGCTGCTACACTCGCCAGGTGTGGTGTGACGCTGCGCCAGTTCTCTCCTCCCGCTGGCGGGTTGGTGGATCTGAGCATAGGCATCGAGTCGGAAAGGCTTCAGGGCATGCTTGGTGCCCTAGGAGGACTACTCTCCGACGACAACTTGGTGCGGCCGTTGAGCAATTGA